In Streptomyces hawaiiensis, one genomic interval encodes:
- a CDS encoding SDR family NAD(P)-dependent oxidoreductase, producing the protein MTGQRLSGKVALITGATGGLGTATAELFAREGARLVITDIAEGPLRDLSHRIGARGAEVVAARLDVSSAREWDEVITVVRDRFGTLDVLVNLAGILDWPGIEDTREEAWDRVIDVNQKGTWLGMKAALPLLRASGNASVINTSSVLGLVGSGAAAAYQASKGAVRLLSKTAAVEYARQGVRINSVHPGVIATPMIHELLDDQGDQQPDIQRTPMRRAGRADEIAPAILFLACDDSSFVTGSELVVDGGLTAH; encoded by the coding sequence ATGACAGGACAACGACTTTCCGGCAAGGTCGCGCTGATCACGGGCGCGACCGGCGGCCTCGGCACAGCGACCGCCGAACTCTTCGCCCGCGAAGGCGCCCGGCTAGTGATCACCGATATCGCCGAAGGCCCCCTGCGGGACCTGTCCCACCGGATCGGGGCACGCGGCGCGGAGGTCGTCGCTGCTCGCCTCGATGTCTCCTCCGCGCGGGAGTGGGACGAAGTGATCACCGTCGTACGCGACCGGTTCGGAACGCTGGACGTGCTCGTGAACCTCGCCGGCATCCTGGACTGGCCAGGTATCGAGGACACGCGGGAAGAGGCGTGGGACCGCGTCATCGACGTGAACCAGAAAGGCACATGGCTCGGCATGAAGGCGGCGTTGCCGCTCCTGCGTGCGAGCGGGAACGCGTCGGTGATCAATACGTCGTCAGTACTCGGCCTGGTAGGAAGCGGTGCGGCTGCGGCCTACCAGGCGTCCAAGGGGGCCGTGCGCCTGTTGAGCAAGACCGCCGCGGTCGAGTACGCCCGGCAGGGAGTACGGATCAACTCGGTGCATCCCGGCGTGATCGCCACGCCGATGATCCACGAACTCCTGGACGATCAGGGCGACCAGCAGCCGGACATCCAACGCACCCCCATGCGCCGAGCCGGCCGCGCCGACGAGATCGCACCCGCGATCCTCTTCCTGGCCTGCGACGACTCCTCGTTCGTCACTGGCTCGGAGCTGGTGGTCGACGGCGGGCTCACCGCGCACTGA
- a CDS encoding Atu4866 domain-containing protein, with protein sequence MAGTVEGDHVDVVGMWVTADGHIRQELLPDGRYDEARGERRRAYTGWYTVTGSHLDYVDDTGFTATGDIRDGVLYHEHLVLYREQKSS encoded by the coding sequence ATGGCCGGGACCGTTGAGGGCGACCATGTCGACGTGGTCGGGATGTGGGTGACCGCGGATGGTCACATCCGTCAGGAGCTGCTGCCGGACGGCCGCTACGACGAAGCCCGCGGCGAGCGGCGCAGAGCGTACACCGGCTGGTACACGGTGACCGGCAGCCACTTGGACTACGTCGACGACACCGGGTTCACCGCCACGGGCGACATCCGGGACGGAGTGCTCTATCACGAGCACCTCGTGCTCTACCGGGAGCAGAAGTCGTCGTAG
- a CDS encoding helix-turn-helix transcriptional regulator: MDENHLGDFLRTRRDGLRPEDVGMASYGARRVAGLRREEVAVLAGVNADYYTRLEQGRERNPSPQVVDALSRALRLDADARAHLYRLAGATPNDQPSVHAAERVSPSLRQLMDGYPNTPAFVMSRTLELLAVNALADALYAPFEPADNLARMTFLDPAGRNFYTDWDRVAQATVANLREATGFDPDNPRLRELVRTLTEHSADFTRLWNAHTVRGKTQDAKHFLHPEVGPLTLTYQAFDVRDAPGQQLVIYHAEPGSPSAQSLNLLGSIHATRRWPDPRPRR, from the coding sequence ATGGACGAAAACCACCTGGGAGACTTCCTGCGCACACGCCGCGACGGCCTGCGGCCGGAGGACGTCGGCATGGCGAGCTACGGGGCCCGCAGAGTCGCCGGACTGCGCCGCGAGGAGGTCGCCGTCCTGGCCGGAGTGAACGCCGACTACTACACCCGCCTGGAACAAGGCCGCGAGCGCAACCCCTCACCCCAGGTGGTCGACGCGCTCAGCCGCGCCCTGCGCCTCGACGCGGACGCACGCGCGCACTTGTACCGGCTGGCCGGGGCCACACCGAACGACCAGCCCTCCGTCCACGCCGCCGAGCGGGTCAGCCCTTCGCTGCGACAGCTGATGGACGGATACCCGAACACTCCAGCGTTCGTCATGAGCCGGACCCTGGAGCTCCTCGCCGTCAACGCCCTGGCCGATGCCCTCTACGCCCCGTTCGAGCCGGCGGACAACTTGGCCCGCATGACCTTCCTCGACCCCGCGGGCCGCAACTTCTACACGGACTGGGACCGGGTAGCACAGGCCACCGTCGCCAACCTTCGCGAGGCAACCGGATTCGATCCGGACAACCCGCGGCTGCGCGAACTCGTCCGCACCCTCACTGAGCACAGCGCGGACTTCACTCGCCTCTGGAACGCCCACACCGTGCGCGGCAAGACCCAGGACGCCAAACACTTCCTCCATCCGGAGGTAGGCCCCCTCACCCTCACCTACCAGGCTTTCGACGTACGCGACGCCCCCGGCCAACAGCTCGTCATCTACCACGCCGAACCAGGCAGCCCCAGTGCCCAGTCCCTCAATCTGCTCGGTTCCATCCACGCCACCCGGCGCTGGCCCGACCCCCGGCCCCGCCGCTGA